A stretch of DNA from Oncorhynchus keta strain PuntledgeMale-10-30-2019 chromosome 17, Oket_V2, whole genome shotgun sequence:
ccagtctgaggtcctgagcactctggagcaggttttcatcaatgatctctctgtactttgttctgttcatctttgcctcaatcctgactggtctcccagttcttgccgctgaaaacatccccacagcgtgatgctaccaccaccatgcttcaccatagggatggtgccaggttccctccagacgcgtggcattcaggctaaagagttcaatcttggtttcatcagacaagatcatcttgtttctcatggtctgagagtgtttaggtgccttttggcaaactccaagtgggctgtcatgtgctttttttactgaggagtggcttccatctagccactctagcacaaaggtctgattggtggagtgctgcagagagggttgtctttctggaagtttctgccatttccacagaggaactctggagctctgtcagagtgaccatcaggttcttggtcacctccctgaccaaggcacttctcccacgattgctcagtttggccgggcggtcagctctaagaagagttttggtggttccaaacttcttccatttaagaatgatttttggttctccagatctgtgcctcgacacaatcctgtctcggagctctactgacaattccttcacccccatggcttggttttttgttctgacatgcactgtcaactgtgagaccttatatagacaggtgtgtgcctttccaaatcatgtcatatcaattgaatttacaacaggtggactccaatcaagttgtggaaacatctcaggaatatcaatggaaacaggatgcacctgagctcaatttcgagtctcattgcaaagggtctgaatagttatctAAATGAGGtatttcagttgttttttttaaatacattttcacaaatgtctaaaaacctgttttcagttTTCGTTATCGGCTATTGTGTGTCGATGGCTgaggataaaaaaatatatatattctagaataaggctgtaacataacaacatttggaaaaagtcaaggggcctgaatacattccgaaggcAATCACCCTCAAGATGAACCATAAAATAAGCCCTTGCATGGTTACAATGGGCAAGTTTAAAGGGATCCACCCATGTCTCACTGCAGTCACACAATCAGGGAATGTAAGGCCTCGCCCAGTTCCCTTTGGTAGTTCCCATTGACATATATGCATGAAGCTTGATGCATCGTAATATAGCACTCCAGCTCAAGTAATTCAATCTTCTCTCTTCTCAGGTGTTCATCCATAACCCTCACATGCGTGGCCAGTGGCAGGCAGCCTACCGTCTGAGCCAGAGTGCCCAGGACTCAGACATCTCTTTGCTCAACATCAACCAGGCATTGAGCTGCTTGACAGCTGGTACTCGACGACCCAACACCACTGGAGACACGCTCCTCGTGGGCACCCAGACAAACCTGGCCTATGATGTACACAAAATTGCTGACATCTTCAACAGAGAGGTGAGCCAAGAACTGGATAGGAAGCAATGATACAACATAATCATGCTTCTGTTGTAGTAGTATTACATAATAATACAGTTTTGCAAATAATGATGCTATTTCCTTTCCTCTAGGTGACAGATGGGGACAATGCCATCGCTTTAGGGAAATTGGCGAACATTGAGTACCCCCTCACCATCATCGGAGGAAACTGTGCCCTACAAGGATTTGACTGTGAGGGGAACGACCAGTTCTGGACAGTATGGATTGTGTTCCTCTTTATCATATGAACTGTTGTCTAACATTGAAATAGAAATAGTTTTACCACAATTGAGGaaattatttgtttgtttgtctgggTTCCTTTTCAGGACACGGGGGATAATGTCCGGTCATTGGTTATCTGTGCTTTTACTGGTAATTGAAAAAAATTAGGTGACATTTTATTTAGCAGAAGTTTTATCCAAAGATGAAAGCAAGTACTTTGCAATGTACAGCTAGACGACTTTAAATGTTGTTATTACATAAATATACGAGATCCTAAAATGGGTCATATACTGTGTATATTTTATTTTGTCTGGTCTTTGCAGCTTCTTGTCAGATCAGAGGACTTTGACATTAGGgtatacagatgcacaattgagtgcatcctgtcgggctgtatgaccgcctggtacggcaactgcaccacccacccACAACCGCAAAGCTTTCCAGTGGGTGGTGTGGTATgcccaacgcattaccgggggGAAAACTTCCtgccctcctggacacctacagcacccaataccataggaaggccaaaaagatcatcaaggacatcaaccacacTGCCTGGTCACCCCACAtttatccagaaggcgaggtcagtacaggtgcatcaaagctgggaccgagagactaaaaacatctatctcaaggacatcagactgctaaacagccattacTAGCACATCAGAGGCAGAtgcctatagacatagattaggaatcactggccacttttagAAATGGATCAGTAGCCACTGTAATAAAGTGCTGTATctagcattactcatctcatatgtataaactgcactccacactgttctacagtatcttagtcacttaaatTGTGTTAAAATATTGCATCATCCATTTCAGCTGATAGGAGTTATTAGATCGGTTCAGTTTGGCATAGCACAGAGAACAATGAGAGAACAATGAGAAAATATTTTAAATAGACAATATGGCAGCCTACACATTGTTGGATGACTTCATGGAgcaatgttttgttttttaactTTATTGACAGAGCGTTTTCTAAAGCATTTGTTGTCTTCTTCCAAGTTGGGAATTGAGGAAGTAGGCTATTGCCAAGTTAAGGTTGGTCGAAAATTCTCTATAATACACCAACAAGTACCTAACCTGTAAGTAAGGCTGAGTTAGCCTGTAACAATCTGACTTCTAGCTATCCTAATCCTAGCTGGGAACATGTCATTTAAACAAATCAGTGACTGTCTGCTGTTTAGGCCTAATGACTGATTCCAGATATCAATCATTCCAGATACCACAAAACATTCTTGATGAAAactttttttacttaaaaataaTTAAAGGCtgtatgtaatgtgtatgtactTATGTTGTCCGGACCAGGACTGATCACTGGACTGGTTCTATATAAATCAGTGTTTATTAATCTGTCACGGGCCACACCATGTACAAACTAATCTTACCCTTTTCCCCAGTCGTCAGAAAATCGAACCCAACGCGCGCATGCCCCCTTAGCACGATTAGCTATTAAGCTAACTTGCTATCGTGGTGAGCCTCTTACTACGAATAGATTTTGATATGACTGTCTACAAAAACTTAAATACGAATTACACATTTTATGCCATCAACATTAAAATAAGTCATTAATTTAGCTAACGTTAGACAGGTACAACGGAAAGCACGTTAGCAAACTGGCTAGTGTCATGCTTGGCAAGGACAGACCGCGTACTGATGAATGGTGCTAGTATCAGCTAGCAGGATAACTACAATAACTAGTATCATTCCTTGCTAGTTATAACGCGTATTAGCTGGGCAACTTACAAGAAGCCTAGATAGCAAATGATCCTTTCCCTTGTTCCACAACTAATAGTTATAACAGTTATTTTGCGCTTATCTCATTTTTCACCCCCGTCGTACATACATTTTACCCCGGCACTTCTGAGGTCTACGGTGATTGGATGATGTCTCGTTTTCCAAAACGACATTGCGCTTTTTACTTGTGGGCAGCTCTCTGCCGCCACCTGCTGCGCCGGAGTGTAATGGAGGTGGTAGATCGAGAAGTCACGCAACCTTGTGCCTATACCGTCATCATGAAGGAGTGGGATCTCAGCCTCCAACCCAACCCCTTTTGGTTGAGTCTGCCTCATCCTCATTAGGGATGGGGACAAAATTATCATGTATTGCAATTGTCATTTTTCAATCCCTTCATGTGCTtgcataactgacttgcctagttaaatgaaggttaaataaatgaaTACAATATGCCTTTTTTATAAAGTGTGACAGGCCTGCTATGCCTAATTGGTAACTAAACACCCAAAAAGTAAAACAC
This window harbors:
- the LOC127908228 gene encoding Bardet-Biedl syndrome 2 protein homolog — encoded protein: MRGQWQAAYRLSQSAQDSDISLLNINQALSCLTAGTRRPNTTGDTLLVGTQTNLAYDVHKIADIFNREVTDGDNAIALGKLANIEYPLTIIGGNCALQGFDCEGNDQFWTVWIVFLFII